DNA sequence from the Salvelinus alpinus chromosome 7, SLU_Salpinus.1, whole genome shotgun sequence genome:
attgcatttctgttaaaaatgttgtatcaagactgcccaaatgtgcctaattggtttattaatacattttgaagttcataactgtgcactttcctcaaacaatagtatggtacagtgcagttagattaacaagaatttaagctttctgccaatatcagatatgtctatgtcctgggaaatgttcttgttacttacaacctcatgctaatcacattagcctacgttagctcaaccgtgcCACGGGGGACACACCGATCGTGTAGAGgttaattcccaaacattctattctgggagtgtatatgaacaggttttaataaaatgtcatgttgctaaaacgctgtcatttccactttaaaaGGGGGAACGGAAGCAGAATATTTCCCAGATTACATAATAATGACATTACTTTGTTTAAATTGCTTTGGGTGAGAGAAGTCACACTGCTTAAGCACTTTTCTAAGAACTGCTGgcttcacacaaacacaccataaATAAAGTTTTTTTCTTGAATTGAGAAGAATAAAATGTAATTGACCCTGAATGTAATACCcagttacacacacagacatacagtatactcACCTGTGGTTCATACATCCACTTGTTTCTGGGCCGTTTTCCTCCGCCAGGGGTAAGTATGTAGGAAGAGCAGAGGGGAGCACGGCTCTGGCGTTGGTACAGGCTGGCAAAATGGTACTGGTTCCTGTAGCGCTGGTAGATGGGCTGGTACCCCTCTCCCCCTACGGCTTTTGGGGGAGTCTTCATGTAGAAGAACCAGAGGCAGGGGGTGAAGTCACCCACCTCCCCCAGAGCAGACCTCCAAGACTGGCTAGAAGCAAGAGCAGAGCCCCCCTACATGAGACAGGCATCCTGTTGAGCACTGGGCTGTGTGTGTTATAGAGAAAAGCCTGTATCTGTCAGCCAGAACTGGTCACAGACCTTTGTCACTCAGTCAGTCGTTCTTCAGCTCAGTCCACTCCTACCCAAGTCAGTCCAGCTCTCTACAGagagccctactctgttgttcaCTGTGTGTTGAGGCACCTGTGCAATCGATGGAGAGTGGTCTTTTTACGATGAGACACAGGACTGGTGCACAAGATCAGTCTTTTATACCCAGTGAGCAGAAACTCTCCGGGTGACACTTTCATCTGACACCTCTCATCCCCTTCTGTTTCCTTGAGATAGAACTGAACTTCCCCCTCCTGACCATAGTGTCTTCTGGGAAACATACAGCCCTTCTGGGACACACATGGTCACTACCCTTGACTATTaagggcatttccatgtaaaaggacccatgagcaccaacatgcgaagttcataggagcatatcaaattgggtgtcaaaggaaagctaagagtctatatttttgagaaattaCGGCACATATTTCAACCATTTTTCATTCAAAAAATGTgaaataagcaaaggctttgatatctggtcaaacagatggaaacggGGTCTTAGACAACATCTACCAGaaagtcttaaaaggtattagaaatacattaAAACACAATAATattgaagtaaagacccctgccaactaatatcaacacttatatttacTTTTGTAGAAATtatttgccttctgtaagtttaagaaacattgacTTTAGCCTTGAAATTccattaccaaaaacccacatatcttgGAGATATTTTATAATGTCTCTCCGtcatgagggaggataatgaaagttcacagaagtaaaaaGTAATGGTAGACCTatcaattagttatagtgattTTACAGATTGTTTaaaattattaagtgattaaaattcgtaattctgttaccaaatcggTAACGTAATTACTGAAAAATCTTTAATGTAattactgcaattgaattggctacaatgggaaatctggcatactgttatgttcagctcataactgttttctttctctttccatcATCTGGTAGTCAAAGCAAGACTAtgaaaacagtctggacaacacctccctcttcctctctctctgccgctctctctcttctctctctctccaattaatGTCACGTCTCCCGGCTCTTAATGACTCCTACCATGacacctaccacctaccctctttccatttactgtaacaagTTTCCTCGCCCACTGAGCACCTACCGACACCGGACATCCATGAACGTTGAAAAGTATTTGAAATTTGGTCAGTCAACCCTGgtaggaccaaatctgaacccatcatagacgtctatgtttcacaaggttggacagcacagtacagaacagtacagtcaaatagagtacagtacagtactgtaaactAGAGTTCAGTAAAGCACACTAGAGTgcagtataattaagcaatacggcccgagggggtgtggtatacagtgcatttggaaagtattcagaccccttgacttttccacattttgttacattacagccttattctaaaatgtatgaaatacttttttccctcataaatctatacacaataccccataatgacaaagtaaaaacagtttatttgacatttttgcaaatgtataaaaaaatgtaaaacacatttaatatcacatttacataagtattcagacactttacccagcactttgttgaagcacctttggaagcgattacagccttgagtcttcttgggtatgatgctacaagcttggcacacctgtatttggggagtttctcccattcttctctgcagatcctctcaagctctgtcaggttggatggggagcgttgctgcacagctattttcaggtctctccagagatggtcaatcgggttcaagtccgggctctggctgggccactcaaggacattgagacttgtcccgaagccacttctttgttgtcttggctgtgtgcttagggtcgttgtcctgttggaaggtgaaccttcgcccccagtctgaggtcctgagagctctgaagcaggttttcattaaggatctctctgtactttgctcccttcatctttccctcgatcctgactagtctcccagtccctgccgctgaaaaacatccccacagcatgatgctgccaccaccatgcttcaccataaggatggtgccaggtttccttcagacgtgacacttggcattcaggccaaagagttcaatcttgagaattggttgtccttctggaaggttctcccatctccacagaggaactctggacctctgacagagtgaccatcgggttcgtgGTCACCGCCCtgctcccgattgctcagtttggccgtgagGCCAGCTGTTGGAAGAGTcatagtggttccaaacttcttccatttaagaatgatggaggccactgtgttcttggggaccttcaatgctgcagaaatgttttggtacccttccccagatctgtgcctcgacacaatcctgtctcagagctctacggacaattccttcgactgtggactgtgggaccttacatagtcagatgtgtgcctttccaaatcatgtccaatcaattgaatttaccacaggtggactccaatcaaattgtagaaacatctcaagaatgatcaatggaaacaggatgcacctgagctcaatttctagtctcatagcaaagggtgtgaatacttatgtaaataaggtatttctgtttgtaatttttaatacatttgcaaacatttctaaaaacctgttttcgctttgtcattatggggcattgtgtgtagattgatgagtacattttatttaatccattttagaataagcctgtaacgtaatgaaaaggggaaggggtctgaatacttttgaatgcactgtatggccAATAttccatggctaagggctgttcttaggcacgatgcAACGTAAAgttcctggatacagcccttattgcccatataccacaaaccccaaggTGCCTtgttgttattataaactggttaccaacgtaattagaactgtaaaaataaatgttttggcataCCCGTGGTGTACcacgactgtcagccaatcaacatccagggctcaaaccacccagtttataatgtactgggttgtactatactgtactgaacatatttactgtactgtactgaactttactctactgtgatgtccaaactcgTGAAACATAggcgtctatgattggttcagattggGTCTGGTCCGGACCAACCAAAGTGGTCTTGTTTGTGGATGGAGCTCATtcaaataatagccagtgtgtagaataatacccaaatatgccaaataaggatattgcatatttctacctttttgtagttattccggatacatcaccatgaacaGAATGATATTcttatccataattatgcatttctgtgtagtacagatgtcacgccctgaccatagagatccttttactctctatgttggttaggtcgggatgtgactagggtgggttatctaggttattattggtctatgttggcctggtatggttcccaatcagaggcagctgtttatcgttgtctctgattggggatcatatttaggcagccttttttccactgggtttttgtgggatcttgtttgtttgtgtgtagttgccagTGTGCACTGCATTTGACTTCATGTTTCgtttttgttctgtattgttttggtgagtttctttaattaaacatgcggaactctatgcacgctgcgccttggtccgttaattCTACAAACGACCTTGACAACAGATCAGGGACCAATGATGTTATTCCGTTTCCATAACTCCATTACTGGATGTAAATCCATTTCacctactgtagttcaataatcAAAAGTACATTTTTTCAAACTCAAAGTGTCATATCATAGCTGACACTGAGGACTGACTGGGGGACAAGCACTGCCCAGAAGCTGACCATAGAATAACCCAAAATGTGACAGATAACAGGTTTAATTTGTAGACCCATAGGTATTTCCCCGTTCCCCCTTGGTGGAATGGAAGCTGCTGACTTCCAACTGATGGATTGGTTAAAGGTCCAATACAGccgttttatctcaatatcaaatcatttctgggtaacaattaagtaccgtactgtgattgttttaaatgaaaatggtcaaaaataaacaaaaatagcttctgagTTAAGAGcgatttctcaagcaagaattcagctaggactgtctgggagtggtctgagtggggagggggaaactgaaaaccaGCTGTTATtgccagagaggtttggaactctctttcacataggtctattaactaatttaccacctggtgatggcACCAGGCAGGTCAAaactcccaccaaaacaggctgaaatttcaggtgctTTTactctaaaagggcattatcatcattttaacaatttcacagtattattccaacctcatagtgtgaaaatatacactgagtgtacaaaacattaagaacacctgctctttccatgatatagactgtccaggggaatccaggtgaaagtcacgatccttattgatgtcacttgttaaatccacagtTTCCTGCGTGTatcgagaatggtccaccacccaaaggacatccagccaacttgacacaactgtgggaagcactggagtcaacatgggccggcatccctgtggaacgctttcgacaccttgcagagtccatgccccgacgaattgaggctgttctgatggcaaaaggggggagggggacgcagctcaatattaggaaggtgttcctaatgtttggtatactcagtgtatataaaacacagggaaatcacgtttttgactgcactgggcctttaagtttAAAGCCTTTAATCAGAGTGCTGACACATGTACGAGCCTCACATTTTCAAGGCAGTGTTCTGGAACGTTTCAAACCCCCTCAGGATAACTCCTGGTTTAAAGCCTTGCCACAGACCCCTCTGACACACTTACATGACATTATTACAGTTAGGCCTACACTACATTTATGCAGCTCCTATAACACGATGGCGTCACCCATCTCTCAAATACAACTCAATTAAAATTCAAGCCTACATTTGATTTCACCTATCCAGTCCTTTTAGatttcaaaccaaatcaaatgttatttgtcacatgtgccgaatacaacaggtgtagaccttacagtgaaatgcttacttacaagcccttgaccaacaatgcagttttaagaaaaatacgtatttaaataaaatagaaggaaattgaaaaaaaatagttaaaaagcaacaataaaataacagtagagaggctatatacagcgggtaccagtacagagtgaaAGTGCAGTgccaccggttagttgaggtaatatgtacacgtaggtagaggtaaagtgactatgcataggtaataaaCAGTGCTTCAGGGGGTGCATAAAAGTAGGAGCCAGGATCCTAAATGGAACTGGGCCAGAGCAATACCTGGTTCTCTACGCCTCTGCCCACAGGGCTCTGTGGACATGTAGATGCAATGTTCCAGAACACTGCCTTGAAAAGGTGAGGCTCgtacatactgccccaacagatccaggaCAACGCAATCGCGCACAcggccctatcccacctggacaagaggaatacctatgtaataatgcttttcatcgactacagctcagcattcaacaccatagtggccTCCAATCTCATCACtaagccctgggtctgaacccctccctgtgcaactgggtcttaGACGtacccatcctgtactccctgttcacccatgaatgcgtggccatgcacgtctccaactcaatcatcatgtttgctggcaaagtggtaggcctgattaccaacaatgacaagaccgCCTACAGAAAGGGGGTGACAGACCTGGTGGAGTGGTAccaggaaaataatctctccttcaacgtcaacaaaacaaaggagctgatcatggactgcaggagacagcagagggagcacgcccccgtCTCCCCTCCACATCGACCGAgacgcagtggagagggtcaaaagcttcaagttcctcagcgtacacatcaccgaggacctgaaatggtccacccactcaaacagcgtggtgaagaaggcgcagcagcacctctttaacctcaggaggctgaagaaattaggcttggcccctaagaccctcacaaacttcaaCAGATGcagcatcgagagcattctgtcgggctgtatcaccgcctggtactgcaactgcaccgcccgcaactgcagggctctccagagggtgcgGTGGTCAACAAAACACATTATCGGGGGCACAATGCCTGCCCTCCTGGACATCGACACAccaggtgtcacaggaaggccaagaagatcatcaaggacctcagtcaCTCGGAACTCGTCAGTCTTTGTCACGGATGGGCGATTGCAGCAGAAGACCGTAATGGggtccactcctatcagctaaaaacaggaagcggctccagtgggcacgcaatCACCAACACTGTACAACTGAGGAGGGGAAAACCATTGCCTGTCCCGACGAATCCCAGTTcgtgttgcgtcatgctgatggcagtccATGGCCACATCCTGCCCGGTGTCAActgtacaggctggtggcagtggtgtaatggtgtggggaatgccACAGCGTATATGAACATTGTTGTTGAccaggtgcatcccttcatggcTAAAggggggtgtacctaataaactgagtataaatgtatttatactccggactctgacattgctcattctgaAATATCTTAATTTATTTTGGATTATatgtgtattgttattgtattgaTAGATATTTATGCATTGTTGGATCTCGAAACAACCATTTCGCTGCACACGCAAAactgtgtacacgaccaataaacgttgatttgatttgcactTCTTCACCCTCTTCCGTGAAAACAGAGGAGTCTACTGTCTCAGACAGACCGCACCCTTGTCGCCCTCTCACATACGGAAGGAAGAGTGAACTTTTCCCGTGCAGCAGTCAGCTACTTTCTGAGCGCAACCCCCTATCCTTTCAGTATGCAGACGGCTCGGAATGGCTACTGACGCCAGCACGCTTGAGGAGCTACATAGCGAGCTCACCTGTCCAGTGTGCCTCGAGCTCTTCCGTGAGCCGGTGATCCTCGAGTGCGGACACCACTTCTGTCGCGTGTGCATTACGCAGTGCTGGGAGGCCAAGTACGATGAACACCCGACCTGCCCGAAGTGCCGAAAGACATGCGCTCCGAAGCTGCGCCCCAACTCGCTTCTGTGTAACGTCGTGGACAGCGTGAGGAGAGCTCGAGCCACGGATGGGAAACCCGGGGACCAGGAGAGCTCACAGGATACTGAAGAACGGCAACGGGGGGGCATTATGCCCAGCTCCGGGTTCAGTTTCACCGATTTTTCTCCGCGCCTCGAGACAGACCTGTGCGAGGAGCACGAGGAGAAATTGAAGCTATTCTGTGAGGATGATCAGCTCGCGATCTGCCTGGTGTGCGGGATGTCCCGAGACCACAAGACGCACAATGTCATCCCCATCAACGAGGCGTTCGAGAACTACAAGGTAACACTTTTAGAACAATATTTTGTATTTATGTATCCACCTGTGTTGGTGTTTGGAATACATGTAAGTTAGCCTGGTTCGAACATCAGTGACACAGGGACCTGACGCATTGGAATGCATAAATTGTGGCAGAATCTGTCCACAAATCTCAAACTGAGCTAAATTCGCAAAGTTACTATTCAGTCAGATATTTTAAGTCTTGTAAGATAAATGTGGACCCAAGATAATTGAGTCTTTAACATGCTAGAGCGCGAGACAGAAGCAGACACTCAAGTCAGTGTTGATGTAGCCTATACTTGGAGCTCGAGAGGAATTCGGCGTGCTGGTGTCAGGGCTTAGTTCCCAGACATATTTAACCTTTTATATTTGCTTTGGATATTTGGTGACATACCTCAGTCACCACACTGTTTTCACAAATCTTACCCATCTACATTGTAACTTTTGGGGGGTTCATTTGGGTAACTTGTTGAAATGAAGCCAGTTAGTTGGAAAGGCCCTCCAGGCATATGAGACATTAAGCTTGTTGTCAGACTACAACGGATCCAAAACAGCAAATCTTAAATTACCAAGAGAGTTAGGCCTAATTCAATGAATCTCCGTATAACGGAAAACACTGTTCATCAGTTCAACTCACATAActtcaagctgtgtgtgtgtgtgtgacctgttttttttcttcctcttCTGCAGGACAAGCTGTCCAGAGCCCTGGAGAGAGTAATGATCCAGACTGAACAGGCTTCTCTCTATCAGGTCCAGACCAACAACAAGATCATGCTCATCAAGgtagactgactgtgtgtgtgtgtgtgtgtgtgtgtgtgtgtgtgtgtgtgtgtgtgtgtgtgtgtgtgtgtgcgtgtgcatgctgTCAGCGAGAGGCTTCTCATTTACAGTGCCCATCATTCCTGAAACATTTCTAGTGGCCAGTCAACACGCTAGTGCGTTGTCTCACCCAGGCACATTCAAATGGCACATTCAAATGAGTTTAATTATACAGAGTTTGTCAATGTGATTATGTTGTTACAGGTGTAACGTCGTTATTGGACTGTTGTGAATGTCTAATGCACAATGACGCTGAGATTATGACTCTGATTATGGGATTACCCATTCTTTCTCTCAGACAcagtgcaggcacacacacacacattatcacaccccaaatgtaaacacacacagaatTACGTAAAATACACGCCATAGTTAGTACCGATAAGATCAATGATAAAAATGTAGGATTGTCccaggtctctccctctctgttctgaCACAGGCTTCACCTCACAAGGCTTTGTGAAGTAAATGAGAAATGTTCAGGCTCtacagtgtgtgcgtgtgaggtAGATACCGAATGTGTACGATGTCGGTGGAGGCCTGCGTTTAAGATGAGCACAGCACAGACATCGGAACCCATTAAGGAGGCatgccctgtgtgtctgtgtctgtcacaCGCTGAAACACTTTCTCTCCTCCAATCACTTGTTCTTTcacttccctctgtctctctgtggggAACAGGAAGTGGGTATGAGCAAGGATGTGTGTCAACGATCTAGCTACCACGTGACCGATGTGgcaaatgtttgtgtgtgttactgtgtgtctgcgtgttgctgtgtgtgtgtgtgtctatgcagcGGAGGTGGTTAGGTGTTCATGTGACGAGTGACCGTTTCTGAGATTTGAATCATGAGATTTGAATCACGAGATTTGAATCACGAGATTTGAATCAATATGTGTTTATCTCCTGCCTCCATTTTCACTGAATGTGCtgttgctgtgtgtctgtctcattGTGTTTCATGATGTCtttgttttttgcattgttttATATCACTGCTGTCGCCACCTCTTGACagcctgtcattgtaaataagaatttcttcttaatttACTTATTTGTATCCTTTaagttgaaataaaataaaacaagctCGTGTTAGCTCCCAGAGCTAACCCCTTGACTaaagctcagtgggctaacacagtctctaAAGATGGATTCCAACCCAGTCTGTAACATTTCTATTTTTCTCTGTTCTTCCCTACTTCAGGAGCATGCTGGGGACATAgaggagcaggtgagtgcagagTTTGGACGCCTGAGGGAGTTCCTTctccaggaggaggagagagtgaaggagagactgCAGCGGGAGAAGGAAAAGAGGCTAAACCAATTGGAGGAGGTCCTCAAACACACCACAGAGCAAATCGGCCAGTTAGAGCAAACTGCCGACCAGCTCCGCGTCAAACTCCAAGAGAACGAGAACCCGGCACAACTCCGggtgagatgagagagaagaggagggagggaggggaaagaaaaggagtggagggagggggaaagagaaagggaCTGTAATGGATAGAGGGAAAAAAGGGAGAAAATATAGATtgtagaggaggaagggagaggggttAAGGGTGGGGAGGtaaagagatagagggagagaaaacgaAAACAGAAAGGGTTGAAGAAAAATCCAGAATAAAGTAGAGGGTTTTTGAGGAAAGAGTGTGTGGATGTCTCAGCAGGGCCTCATCGTTGTTATTCTTTCTTTCAGGGAATCAAGGATTTTATCGGAGGGTAAGTAAAAGAATCCATGGTTCTTATCTGATGCTACAGTTCATAGATCTGTGTAATATCCACATGACTTCACatgattaaaaaaacaaacaacccAATGTTCCTCGTACTTTTTCAATATTATTTATTCATACTGTAAGGCAGTGGTCGCCAACCGGacgatcttcaaggcattcctagtcgatcaccaaacatgtTTATGGTAAAGCCAACGATAAAGGCTTGCGCTACTTTTTTTATATTTGTGTTGCGCTGTTGgcagtaggtgcacttgattcagaagccctgcacaccgggtaggcaaagtgttcccattctGAACCATTTAATTTGTCTGAAAAGACAAACTTCGGCCTACCTGCCAGACCGGGAGATCTGTGGCTAAATTGAGTATGGCTACTGCGTTGGCCAATCGGATAGCGCAAATCACCGTGCCTACAGAACTTCCatgaccccggccacagcaaagtttgatactagcctacccAAGATTcaataacttttaaaaccatgaccagggagagactgtcaaagaatacagcaaagagctgctgtttttatgagtgaattCATGTAAAAAAATATTCAGCACTGgttttattcaacactattacaaaacataaaacacgCTTTTCCGTACTTCCACTTGCGCTGCAGCTGCACAGAGTGAGTAGCCAAGTGAAGGCCTATTGACCGtgcatttttattattattagcagctcgtcTGTCTATTTTAAGATCTAGGAATATTTCACATTCTCTGTTgttaggaacaacatgaattcgTGCATGATTGAGGCagatgcggtgcgactcgagtttcaccatcaggtggaaaggaaggagagagcgggGACCGGGAGAGGCggaccctctgctgctctctccctccctctgctgagactaatgccgtgttcaaaacaactgggaactctgggggggaaaaaactctctctctcttcctccgtctctctctcagaGCGGAGATTATGTTTGAGCGACCCCCGGAGGTGTGTGTGGATCTGCCGGAGGGGGAGTTCCTGGGACCACTGCAGTACCGCACCTGGAGGAGGATGAACGCTGTCCTTCAGCCAGGTACAACCACAGCAAAATTGAGTTAGACCACACCTGACCACATATAGTCGACACTTGACTCCATTAGACCACAGCTCTCACATATCTGACAACATTCCACCACAGGATCCATCTGATTGCATTCTATCAAACCTGACTGTCACCTGACAGCCTGTCCTTTCTATCGTATTTTAATTCCTCTGTCTCTTCCCAGGTGTGACAGCGGTGACTCTAAACCCAGACACCGCCTACCCCAGGCTGTGGGTGTCCACGTGCTGCACCCAGGTCAGTGTCGGGGACATCCAGCCCAACCTGCCCAACAACGCTGAGCGCTTCACGCGCTACAACATTGTCCTGGGAAGCCAGGCCCTCACCTCAGGGCAACACTACTGGGTGGTTGAGGTGGGCACCAAGACGGCCTGGGGGTTGGGGGTGGCGGCCGCCTCGGTCAACAGGAAGGATGAGATTAGCCTGTGTCCCGACGACGGCTTCTGGACCCTGGTGTTAAGAGAGGGGCGGGGAGGGAGCGAGTACGAGGCCTGCACCAACCACGAGGAGAGCCTGTTGCACCCCCCTCGCCCCCCCAGGAGGGTAGGGGTGTACCTTGACTACGGGAGGGGTGTTGTGGCGTTTTACGACGCAGGGGATATGAGTCACCTGTTCACGTTCTCCGACGCCACATTCACAGAGCCGGTGTTCCCCTACTTCAACCCCTGGCCAATCATCAAAGGGAGAAACCGTGAGCCTCTTATTATTATTAGCCCGGACCCGGAGGTATGAGAGACCTGTTAAGAACTGTCAGAGAACACTGAGAACCAAAGACAAGAAAGTAGAACAATGTAGAGAACCTGTGAGAGAAACTGCAATGTCATCATCCTATTCACGAATGTACTAACACGTGACTATTGTTCACGgttttgtcatttatgaacatttccTGTAAATATGTTTCCATGGAATATATGGGTGTTTTTTGTTTAAAGAGAGCACATGCCAGAGGACTCTGATGGAAGCCACATGGAAAAGCTCATTGAAAAGCACCTTAAACATGACATTCTTTCCCTTACAAATGGACATGGCCAAAGAATGAAATTACAATTTCATACTATATTTATATAAAGTGTATATATAGTAAGATGACAGTGTTTTACAGTGTATTTTACATTTTCATAACGGAGTATATAcatcggcaaatcagatcacgcctccattctgctcctccccACCTATATGCAGAAACTTAAGCAGGAAACACCCGTGGTAAGGTCTGTTCAACGTTGGTGTGACC
Encoded proteins:
- the LOC139581197 gene encoding zinc-binding protein A33-like gives rise to the protein MATDASTLEELHSELTCPVCLELFREPVILECGHHFCRVCITQCWEAKYDEHPTCPKCRKTCAPKLRPNSLLCNVVDSVRRARATDGKPGDQESSQDTEERQRGGIMPSSGFSFTDFSPRLETDLCEEHEEKLKLFCEDDQLAICLVCGMSRDHKTHNVIPINEAFENYKDKLSRALERVMIQTEQASLYQVQTNNKIMLIKEHAGDIEEQVSAEFGRLREFLLQEEERVKERLQREKEKRLNQLEEVLKHTTEQIGQLEQTADQLRVKLQENENPAQLRGIKDFIGGAEIMFERPPEVCVDLPEGEFLGPLQYRTWRRMNAVLQPGVTAVTLNPDTAYPRLWVSTCCTQVSVGDIQPNLPNNAERFTRYNIVLGSQALTSGQHYWVVEVGTKTAWGLGVAAASVNRKDEISLCPDDGFWTLVLREGRGGSEYEACTNHEESLLHPPRPPRRVGVYLDYGRGVVAFYDAGDMSHLFTFSDATFTEPVFPYFNPWPIIKGRNREPLIIISPDPEV